In one window of Ferriphaselus amnicola DNA:
- a CDS encoding nucleotidyltransferase family protein, protein MPTTEAARLELPAPYLKMVRNIMRRHLPQAEVWAYGSRVNGDCYAASDLDLVVRQPDNLHRRQTSLSDVIEALSESDLPIIVQLVDWADIPAEFYREIAANYVVVQPA, encoded by the coding sequence ATGCCGACGACTGAAGCGGCGCGGCTGGAGTTGCCTGCGCCTTACCTGAAAATGGTGCGGAACATTATGCGCAGACATCTGCCGCAAGCGGAAGTATGGGCGTATGGGAGCCGGGTCAACGGCGATTGCTACGCCGCCAGCGACCTTGATCTGGTGGTTCGGCAGCCGGATAACCTGCACCGCAGACAGACCAGCCTATCCGACGTGATTGAAGCGCTCTCCGAAAGCGACCTGCCCATCATCGTGCAACTGGTTGATTGGGCCGACATCCCCGCCGAGTTCTACCGCGAAATCGCGGCGAACTATGTGGTGGTGCAGCCCGCCTAA
- the purN gene encoding phosphoribosylglycinamide formyltransferase encodes MKNIVILISGRGSNMQAIVEAGLPHRIAAVISNRADAGGLDYAQARGIPTAVVSHREHPTREAFDAVLAAEIDRHQPDLVVLAGFMRILTPGFVEHFAGRLINIHPSLLPSYTGLHTHQRAIDDGVKLHGCTVHFVTADLDHGPIIAQGAVPVLRDDTPDTLAARILKVEHRIYPQAVAWLCGGQMWLNESGKVTSNGPEANDTFIVAPEME; translated from the coding sequence ATGAAGAACATCGTCATTCTTATCTCCGGGCGCGGCTCGAATATGCAGGCCATCGTCGAGGCCGGTCTGCCGCATCGCATCGCAGCGGTCATCAGCAATCGGGCGGATGCGGGTGGGCTGGACTATGCGCAGGCGCGCGGCATCCCCACGGCGGTGGTGTCGCACCGCGAACATCCCACGCGCGAGGCGTTCGATGCGGTGCTGGCGGCAGAGATCGACCGTCATCAGCCGGACTTGGTGGTGCTGGCCGGTTTCATGCGCATCCTCACGCCGGGTTTCGTCGAGCATTTTGCCGGGCGACTCATCAACATCCACCCTTCCCTGCTGCCTTCTTACACCGGCTTGCACACGCATCAGCGTGCGATCGACGACGGCGTGAAGCTGCATGGCTGCACGGTGCATTTCGTCACTGCCGACCTCGACCACGGGCCGATCATCGCGCAGGGTGCGGTGCCGGTATTACGCGACGACACGCCGGATACGCTGGCGGCGCGCATCCTAAAAGTGGAGCATCGCATCTATCCGCAAGCGGTGGCTTGGTTGTGCGGCGGACAGATGTGGTTGAACGAATCCGGCAAAGTCACCTCCAACGGGCCTGAAGCGAACGATACTTTCATCGTCGCACCTGAAATGGAGTAA
- a CDS encoding DUF3108 domain-containing protein yields the protein MLRVLSWLALLSCLISSNAWATPPSRVEAEYTLELEGLDVAEIKETYTRNGDSYRIESVSRAVGIAAMFKSETITIISTGSILEQGLHPQRVTQERIKDTERNSNATFDWAGHQLTLNDHNGTRQVTLPEDTQDRLSAMYQFMFLDLQGKSTLDFHMTNGSKLDIYNYQITAEQNIEVPFGTFKAIYVSTPPQANGAKTEIWLATERNQLPVKVVVTEGGGNRYTQTLTRLSITP from the coding sequence ATGTTGCGTGTACTGAGCTGGCTGGCCCTGTTGTCCTGCTTGATCTCCTCGAACGCATGGGCTACGCCGCCTAGCCGAGTCGAAGCTGAATACACGCTGGAGTTGGAGGGGCTGGATGTCGCCGAGATCAAAGAGACCTACACCCGCAACGGCGACAGTTACCGCATCGAAAGCGTGTCCCGAGCGGTGGGCATCGCGGCCATGTTCAAATCGGAAACCATCACGATCATCAGCACCGGCAGCATCCTTGAGCAAGGCTTGCATCCGCAGCGCGTGACTCAGGAACGTATCAAGGACACCGAGCGGAATTCCAACGCCACGTTCGACTGGGCGGGCCATCAACTCACACTGAACGACCACAATGGCACGCGCCAAGTCACCTTGCCGGAAGATACGCAAGACCGCTTGTCGGCCATGTACCAGTTCATGTTCCTCGACTTGCAGGGCAAATCGACGTTGGACTTCCACATGACCAACGGCAGCAAGCTGGACATCTACAATTACCAGATCACCGCTGAGCAGAACATCGAGGTTCCTTTCGGCACATTCAAAGCGATCTACGTCAGCACCCCGCCACAAGCCAACGGCGCTAAAACCGAGATATGGCTGGCGACCGAACGCAACCAGCTTCCGGTAAAAGTGGTCGTGACCGAAGGCGGTGGCAATCGCTACACGCAAACCCTGACCCGGCTCAGCATCACGCCGTGA
- a CDS encoding DUF3108 domain-containing protein yields the protein MTRIEQRHIVIALAASALLHLLLLWQVPLSLPEDEPDLPPLQAKLEKLPEPAAVPPKKVTKLNAKRPKPQPPAAAPVPQPEVATTDQADTAVPTEATAEPEPDSTMTAADSSPPEKSAPLEAEPPPLPKHAMLKYKVRLSDGGFDVGDVRHLLEIQDGHYTLTATIRTIGLARLVKNVLYNQTSRGTITHAGFQPDYAQEDKNLDGKNQNVEMFFDHTNHILRFSQGGETALTDDAQDRLSMLYQLSRFRLREEALPLAVTNGRKLERYRVSLDQEEEIMTPMGKLRTLPVRKIHGPDEEGLEIWLALEYRLLPVKVVRIERDGSINGVMVIQEIRLSDE from the coding sequence GTGACCCGCATCGAGCAGCGCCATATCGTCATCGCGCTGGCCGCCTCGGCGCTGCTACATCTGCTGCTGTTATGGCAAGTCCCGCTCAGCCTGCCGGAAGACGAACCCGACCTGCCACCGCTGCAAGCTAAGCTGGAGAAATTGCCCGAGCCCGCCGCCGTACCTCCCAAAAAAGTGACCAAGCTGAACGCCAAGCGTCCCAAGCCGCAACCTCCTGCTGCCGCCCCCGTCCCGCAGCCGGAAGTCGCCACTACGGATCAGGCAGACACAGCCGTGCCGACCGAGGCCACGGCCGAACCCGAACCGGATTCGACCATGACGGCTGCCGACTCGTCTCCACCAGAAAAATCCGCACCGTTGGAAGCTGAGCCACCGCCACTGCCCAAGCACGCCATGCTGAAATACAAAGTTCGCCTGTCCGATGGCGGCTTCGACGTCGGTGATGTGCGCCACCTGCTAGAGATCCAAGACGGCCACTACACGCTGACCGCGACCATCCGCACCATAGGTTTGGCGCGCTTGGTCAAGAACGTGCTCTACAACCAGACCAGTCGCGGCACCATCACCCACGCTGGATTCCAGCCGGACTACGCGCAAGAAGACAAGAACCTCGACGGCAAGAACCAGAACGTGGAGATGTTCTTCGACCACACGAACCATATCCTGCGCTTCTCGCAAGGTGGCGAAACGGCGCTGACCGATGATGCTCAAGACAGACTCAGCATGCTCTACCAGCTCTCCCGCTTCCGACTGCGCGAAGAAGCACTGCCGCTGGCCGTGACCAATGGCCGTAAGCTGGAGCGCTATCGCGTCAGCCTCGATCAAGAGGAAGAGATCATGACGCCGATGGGCAAACTGCGCACCTTGCCCGTGCGCAAGATCCACGGTCCAGACGAAGAAGGGCTGGAAATTTGGTTGGCGCTGGAATACCGTTTGCTGCCAGTAAAAGTCGTCCGTATCGAACGCGATGGCTCGATCAACGGCGTGATGGTCATCCAAGAAATCCGCTTGTCGGACGAGTGA
- a CDS encoding RsmB/NOP family class I SAM-dependent RNA methyltransferase: MLITEYRLELVIQALRAVLPLAHPADAALSHHFRSERTGSGERALIAETVFGILRHRAFLELACTAERSTPRRMALAYWVRFGGYNLRELTPLLKPTESEWLGQVKGYKMAELPLSIQAELPDWVIEKLRGSMSDEDILATGRAMQQSAPLDLRVNTLRASRDEVMQGLQGEKVEATLTPLSPIGIRVKGKPPLNKSPMFEGGKFEVQDEGSQLLGFLLAPKRNEMVVDFCAGAGGKTLLLGAMMNSQGRLYAFDVSEKRLANLKPRMARSGLSNVQPQLIAHEHDQKIKRLAGKIDRVLVDAPCSGLGTLRRNPDLKFRQSPTSVDELNVKQAAILAAAAKLLKAGGRLVYATCSLLPQENQEIVAAFLTAHPNFILLPAGEVLKQQKIPLEMGDYLQLLPQVHSTDGFFAAVLERQAA, encoded by the coding sequence ATGCTGATCACTGAATACCGCCTCGAACTCGTCATCCAAGCGCTGCGCGCCGTCCTGCCACTGGCTCATCCCGCTGACGCTGCGCTGAGCCACCACTTCCGCAGCGAGCGCACCGGTTCCGGTGAACGAGCGCTGATCGCCGAGACCGTGTTCGGCATCTTGCGTCACCGTGCATTCTTGGAACTGGCCTGCACCGCCGAACGCTCGACACCGCGCCGCATGGCGTTGGCTTACTGGGTGCGCTTCGGCGGCTACAACCTGCGCGAACTGACGCCGCTGCTCAAGCCCACCGAGTCGGAATGGCTGGGGCAAGTCAAAGGCTACAAGATGGCCGAACTGCCGCTGTCCATTCAGGCTGAATTACCGGACTGGGTGATCGAAAAACTGCGCGGTTCGATGTCGGACGAAGACATCCTCGCCACTGGGCGCGCCATGCAGCAATCCGCCCCGCTCGACTTGCGCGTCAACACCCTGCGCGCCAGCCGCGACGAAGTAATGCAAGGCCTACAAGGCGAAAAGGTGGAAGCCACGCTCACGCCACTTTCCCCCATCGGCATCCGCGTCAAAGGCAAACCGCCGCTGAACAAGAGCCCGATGTTCGAGGGCGGCAAGTTCGAGGTACAGGACGAAGGCAGTCAGTTGCTCGGCTTCCTGCTCGCCCCCAAGCGCAACGAAATGGTGGTGGATTTCTGTGCCGGTGCAGGCGGCAAGACGCTGCTGCTGGGCGCGATGATGAATTCACAAGGGCGCTTGTACGCTTTCGACGTGTCCGAAAAACGACTGGCCAACCTGAAGCCGCGCATGGCGCGCTCCGGCTTGTCCAACGTCCAGCCGCAACTCATCGCCCACGAACACGACCAAAAGATCAAGCGCCTCGCTGGCAAGATCGACCGCGTGTTAGTGGATGCGCCGTGCAGCGGCCTAGGTACGCTGCGCCGTAACCCCGACCTCAAGTTCCGCCAGTCGCCCACCAGCGTGGACGAACTCAACGTCAAGCAAGCCGCCATCCTCGCCGCCGCCGCCAAACTGCTGAAAGCCGGCGGACGCTTGGTCTATGCGACATGTAGCTTATTGCCGCAAGAGAACCAAGAAATCGTAGCCGCCTTCCTCACCGCCCACCCCAACTTCATCCTGCTGCCCGCAGGCGAAGTGCTGAAGCAGCAAAAGATCCCGCTGGAGATGGGCGACTACCTGCAACTGCTGCCGCAAGTACACAGTACGGATGGCTTCTTCGCAGCCGTGCTGGAACGGCAAGCCGCTTAA
- a CDS encoding sulfate/molybdate ABC transporter ATP-binding protein: MSITIENLNKRFGDHIALSNINLEVNSGELLALLGPSGCGKTTLLRIIGGLDVADSGSLLFHGENVEERDARERNVGFVFQHYALFRHMTVFENVAFGLRVKPKKERHPEAEIRRRVTHLLELVQLDWIADRCPSQLSGGQRQRIALARALAVEPKILLLDEPFGALDAKVRKELRRWLRHLHDELHVTSIFVTHDQEEALEVADRVVVMNHGKIEQVGTPDEVYATPATPFVYQFIGNVNLFHSRIHSAWTQQHGDAVAYVRPHDIDISHTRHDDASLAGEIKLIRAIGAVVRAEVAVAGSEELVEIELSRERFEAQPLANGDQVFIRPRQVRVFEESVKGTL; encoded by the coding sequence ATGAGTATTACCATCGAAAATCTGAACAAGCGTTTCGGCGACCACATCGCGCTGAGCAACATCAACCTCGAAGTGAACAGCGGCGAGTTGTTGGCACTGCTCGGCCCGTCGGGCTGCGGCAAAACCACGTTGCTCCGCATCATCGGCGGCTTGGACGTGGCGGACTCCGGCAGCTTGCTGTTTCATGGCGAGAACGTGGAAGAACGCGATGCGCGTGAACGCAATGTCGGCTTCGTGTTCCAGCACTATGCGCTGTTTCGCCACATGACCGTGTTCGAGAATGTCGCCTTCGGTTTGCGCGTCAAGCCGAAGAAGGAGCGTCATCCCGAGGCCGAGATTCGCAGGCGGGTAACGCATCTGCTGGAGCTGGTGCAACTCGACTGGATCGCGGATCGATGTCCGTCACAGCTTTCTGGTGGGCAGCGTCAGCGCATCGCACTGGCTCGTGCGCTGGCAGTGGAACCCAAGATATTGCTGCTGGATGAGCCGTTCGGCGCGCTGGATGCCAAGGTGCGCAAGGAGTTGCGCCGCTGGCTGCGCCATTTGCATGACGAGCTGCATGTCACCAGCATCTTCGTTACCCACGATCAGGAAGAAGCGCTGGAAGTGGCCGACCGCGTGGTGGTGATGAACCACGGCAAGATCGAGCAAGTCGGCACACCGGACGAGGTGTATGCGACGCCAGCCACGCCATTCGTCTATCAGTTCATCGGCAACGTAAATCTGTTCCACAGCCGCATCCACTCGGCCTGGACGCAGCAGCATGGCGATGCCGTGGCCTATGTTCGCCCGCATGACATCGACATCAGTCATACTCGGCATGACGATGCATCGCTGGCTGGCGAGATCAAGCTGATACGCGCCATCGGTGCGGTGGTGCGCGCCGAAGTGGCGGTGGCGGGCAGTGAAGAGTTGGTCGAGATCGAGTTGTCGCGCGAGCGTTTCGAGGCGCAACCCTTGGCGAATGGCGATCAAGTGTTCATTCGGCCACGCCAAGTGAGAGTGTTTGAGGAATCGGTGAAGGGCACGCTATGA
- the cysW gene encoding sulfate ABC transporter permease subunit CysW translates to MSGHSLQRKIATHESKGVTLALILLALGYLVLFLGMPLYAVFYQAFSKGWDLYWEALKEPDAWSAVKLTLITAAIAVPANLVFGIAAAWAIAKFEFKGKSLLITLIDLPFAVSPVVSGLIYVLLFGAQGWFGPWLMEHDIKLIFAVPGIVLATIFVTFPFIARELIPLMQAQGKDEEEAAVSLGASGWQTFWRVTLPNIKWGLLYGVILCNARAMGEFGAVSVVSGHIRGLTNTMPLHVEILYNEYNFVAAFAVASLLALLALVTLGFKSLVEWQARRSGEPLHGAH, encoded by the coding sequence ATGTCTGGCCATTCGTTGCAACGCAAGATCGCCACGCATGAATCCAAGGGCGTGACGCTCGCGCTTATCCTGCTGGCGTTGGGCTATCTGGTGCTATTCCTCGGGATGCCGCTGTATGCCGTGTTCTATCAAGCCTTCAGCAAGGGTTGGGACTTGTATTGGGAGGCGCTGAAAGAGCCGGATGCTTGGTCGGCGGTCAAGCTGACGCTCATTACGGCGGCCATCGCGGTGCCGGCCAACCTCGTGTTCGGCATCGCGGCGGCGTGGGCCATCGCCAAGTTCGAGTTCAAGGGCAAGAGTTTGCTCATCACGCTGATCGACTTGCCGTTCGCAGTCAGTCCGGTGGTGTCTGGCTTGATCTACGTGTTGCTGTTCGGCGCACAAGGCTGGTTCGGGCCATGGTTGATGGAGCACGACATCAAGCTCATCTTCGCCGTTCCCGGCATCGTGCTGGCGACCATCTTCGTGACCTTCCCGTTCATCGCCCGCGAGTTGATTCCGCTGATGCAGGCACAAGGCAAGGATGAGGAAGAGGCGGCGGTGTCGCTCGGTGCTTCCGGCTGGCAGACTTTCTGGCGCGTGACCCTGCCGAATATCAAATGGGGATTGTTGTACGGCGTGATCCTGTGCAACGCACGGGCGATGGGCGAATTCGGCGCGGTGTCGGTGGTGTCCGGTCATATCCGTGGCTTGACTAACACCATGCCGCTGCACGTCGAGATTCTCTACAACGAATACAACTTCGTCGCCGCCTTCGCGGTGGCCTCGCTGCTGGCTTTGCTGGCGCTGGTCACGCTGGGATTCAAGTCACTGGTCGAGTGGCAGGCACGACGGAGTGGCGAACCTTTGCATGGAGCACATTAA
- the cysT gene encoding sulfate ABC transporter permease subunit CysT, producing the protein MAQFKAHSVLPGFNLALGYTLLYLSLIVLVPLSALFFKTATLGWGGFMEVASSERVLAALRVTFVTSFAAAVTNAVFGLVVAWVLVRYRFPGKKLVDAFVDLPFALPTAVAGITLATLYAPNGWLGQYFAAHDIKVAYTPLGIVVALTFIGLPFVVRTVQPVLADVEAEVEEAAASLGAGRWDVFRRIIFPAIYPALLTGFALAFARAIGEYGSVIFIAGNMPYISEIAPLLIVAKLEQYDYAGATAIAVLMLLISFALLLGINALQWWSSRKGAR; encoded by the coding sequence ATGGCGCAATTCAAAGCGCATAGCGTGTTGCCGGGATTCAATCTGGCGCTGGGTTACACGCTGCTTTACCTTTCATTGATCGTGCTGGTGCCACTGTCGGCGCTGTTCTTCAAGACGGCCACGCTGGGTTGGGGCGGATTCATGGAGGTCGCCAGCAGCGAACGGGTGCTGGCGGCGTTGCGGGTGACCTTCGTGACCTCGTTCGCGGCGGCGGTCACCAATGCCGTTTTCGGTTTGGTGGTGGCTTGGGTGTTGGTGCGTTATCGCTTTCCCGGCAAGAAGTTGGTGGATGCCTTCGTCGATCTGCCATTCGCTTTGCCTACGGCGGTGGCAGGCATCACCTTGGCCACCTTGTATGCGCCGAACGGTTGGCTCGGTCAGTATTTTGCTGCGCATGACATCAAGGTGGCTTACACCCCGCTGGGCATCGTCGTCGCGCTGACGTTCATCGGCTTGCCTTTCGTGGTGCGTACGGTGCAGCCGGTGCTGGCCGATGTCGAGGCGGAAGTCGAAGAGGCGGCGGCCAGTTTGGGCGCGGGACGCTGGGATGTGTTCCGCCGCATCATCTTTCCCGCCATCTATCCGGCACTGCTCACCGGCTTCGCGCTGGCTTTCGCCCGCGCCATCGGCGAATACGGCTCGGTGATCTTCATCGCGGGCAACATGCCTTACATCTCCGAGATCGCGCCGCTGCTGATCGTCGCCAAGTTGGAGCAATACGATTACGCCGGTGCGACCGCCATCGCGGTGCTGATGCTGCTGATCTCGTTCGCCCTGTTACTGGGTATCAACGCTCTGCAATGGTGGAGCAGTCGGAAAGGGGCACGCTGA
- a CDS encoding EAL domain-containing protein → MAQANYAYLKLLFKNNLLLDLDEYELSDVNSLGLVCQFLGMHLSSAFQPIFRSDGKIIGREALLRASVHEQFELLPEAAFEEAYQTGRLVQFDRLVRTIHLLNHDRRFPEHELLFLNVHPRLLSAVSDHGRTFEQILHYYSVPTSQVVIEIKESAVADSVVLAEAIRNYRNLGYKIAVDDFGLAQRGLKKLSGLPGTYERLVSNIHHDELSRVIALHPDFVKLDGAVLADPQATGVIYSLVTSLRAAGIQVGIECIETASQLAIARKAGADFLQGNYLAKAESAPYSKIRPSVAEHLAA, encoded by the coding sequence ATGGCACAAGCAAACTACGCGTATCTAAAGCTGTTATTCAAGAACAATTTGTTGCTGGACTTGGATGAGTATGAATTGAGTGATGTGAACTCACTGGGCTTGGTGTGCCAATTTCTGGGGATGCACTTGTCGAGTGCTTTCCAGCCGATCTTCAGGTCGGATGGCAAGATCATTGGCCGAGAGGCATTGCTGAGGGCATCGGTACATGAGCAGTTCGAGTTGTTGCCCGAGGCTGCTTTCGAGGAGGCTTATCAGACAGGCAGGCTGGTTCAATTCGATCGCTTGGTTCGCACGATCCATTTATTGAATCACGACCGTCGTTTCCCGGAGCATGAGTTGCTATTCCTGAATGTGCACCCACGACTGCTGAGCGCAGTGAGTGATCATGGACGTACGTTCGAGCAGATCCTCCACTACTACTCGGTGCCGACCTCGCAGGTGGTCATCGAGATCAAGGAGTCTGCCGTTGCGGATTCTGTGGTGCTTGCAGAAGCAATTCGTAACTATCGCAATCTTGGCTACAAGATCGCGGTTGATGACTTCGGCTTAGCTCAGCGTGGGCTGAAAAAGCTATCCGGTTTGCCGGGCACTTACGAGCGGCTGGTTTCCAACATTCACCATGATGAATTGAGTCGGGTGATTGCTCTCCATCCAGACTTCGTCAAACTGGATGGCGCGGTGTTGGCAGATCCGCAAGCGACAGGTGTCATCTATTCACTGGTTACCAGCCTAAGGGCTGCGGGCATTCAGGTCGGTATCGAATGTATTGAGACGGCATCACAGTTAGCCATCGCGCGTAAGGCCGGGGCTGACTTCTTACAGGGAAATTATCTGGCTAAGGCTGAGAGCGCCCCATACTCAAAAATTCGCCCATCCGTAGCTGAACATCTGGCGGCGTAA
- a CDS encoding sulfate ABC transporter substrate-binding protein, with protein MKRSLLSIALLSSLFVVSAQAAEVSLLNVSYDPTRELYQDYSAAFAKYWKAKTGDTVTVKASHGGSGKQARAIIDGLEADVATLALAADIDALQEKANLIPANWQTRLKHNSSPYTSTIVFLVRKGNPKAVKDWNDLVKPGIQVITPNPKTSGGARWNYLAAWVYALKNNGNNPAKAQEFVTKLYGNVPVLDSGARGSTTTFVERGIGDVLLAWENEAFLAIKELGPDKFEIVVPSLSILAEPPVAVVDKYADKHGTRKVAEAYLDYLYSTEGQEIAAQNYYRPTDQKVAAKYAKNFPKLNLITIDGAFGGWTKAQKEHFADGGVFDRIYTRK; from the coding sequence ATGAAAAGAAGTTTGTTGAGCATTGCCCTGTTGTCCAGCCTGTTTGTCGTTTCGGCGCAAGCCGCCGAAGTTTCATTGCTGAACGTTTCCTACGATCCGACCCGCGAGTTGTATCAAGACTACAGCGCTGCATTCGCAAAATACTGGAAAGCCAAGACCGGCGACACCGTTACCGTGAAAGCATCGCACGGTGGTTCCGGCAAGCAGGCACGCGCCATCATCGACGGTCTGGAAGCTGATGTGGCGACCTTGGCGCTGGCGGCAGACATCGACGCGCTGCAAGAAAAAGCGAACCTGATCCCCGCCAACTGGCAGACACGCTTGAAGCACAACAGCTCGCCTTATACCTCGACCATCGTTTTCCTAGTGCGCAAGGGCAATCCCAAGGCGGTCAAAGATTGGAACGATCTGGTCAAGCCCGGCATTCAGGTCATCACACCTAACCCCAAGACTTCCGGCGGTGCGCGCTGGAACTATCTGGCGGCGTGGGTTTACGCGCTGAAGAACAACGGCAATAATCCAGCCAAGGCGCAGGAGTTCGTCACCAAGCTCTACGGCAACGTGCCCGTGCTGGATTCCGGCGCGCGCGGTTCGACCACCACCTTCGTTGAACGCGGCATCGGCGACGTATTGCTGGCGTGGGAGAACGAAGCCTTCCTAGCGATCAAGGAACTGGGGCCGGACAAGTTCGAGATCGTCGTACCCAGCTTGAGCATTTTGGCTGAACCTCCGGTCGCCGTGGTGGACAAATACGCCGACAAACATGGCACCCGCAAGGTTGCCGAGGCGTATCTGGACTACCTCTATTCGACCGAAGGTCAAGAGATCGCGGCGCAGAACTACTACCGCCCGACCGACCAGAAGGTCGCGGCCAAGTATGCCAAGAACTTTCCCAAGCTGAACCTGATCACCATCGACGGCGCGTTCGGCGGCTGGACCAAAGCGCAGAAGGAACACTTCGCCGATGGCGGTGTGTTTGACCGCATCTACACCAGGAAGTAA
- the ald gene encoding alanine dehydrogenase — protein sequence MHIGVPKEIKANEHRVALVPAGVAALVAAGHSVWVEQGAGLGSGFSDDHYRATGAQIAPDADATWAAAQLIVKVKEPIRAEWPRIRAGQVIFTYFHFAADRELTEAHLASGATCIAYETVALPSGELPLLTPMSEVAGRMAVHEGAKYLEKHHGGSGVLLGGVPGVAAAHVLVIGGGVVGSNAARMAAGLGARVTLLDLSLERLRHLADTLPANVQTLYSNRHNLLEQLASADLVIGGVLIPGAAAPKLIRREDLKLLRPGSVIVDVAVDQGGCFETTHPTTHQEPTYLVDGIVHYAVANMPGGVPRTSTLALTNATFPYLLQLADKGWQQALRDNPALRQGLNVVAGQVSYRAVAKAFDLPYAAADGFL from the coding sequence GTGCATATTGGCGTTCCCAAAGAGATCAAAGCGAATGAACATCGCGTGGCCTTGGTGCCTGCGGGTGTGGCTGCGCTGGTGGCGGCTGGGCATTCTGTGTGGGTGGAGCAGGGCGCGGGGCTGGGTAGCGGTTTCAGCGACGATCACTATCGGGCGACTGGTGCGCAGATCGCGCCGGATGCCGATGCCACGTGGGCGGCGGCGCAACTGATCGTTAAAGTCAAAGAGCCGATACGCGCCGAATGGCCACGCATCCGCGCCGGGCAGGTCATCTTCACCTACTTCCACTTCGCCGCCGACCGCGAATTGACCGAAGCGCACTTGGCCTCCGGCGCGACCTGCATTGCCTACGAGACCGTGGCCTTGCCTTCTGGCGAATTGCCGCTGCTCACGCCGATGTCCGAGGTGGCGGGCCGCATGGCGGTGCACGAAGGCGCGAAATATCTGGAGAAACACCACGGCGGCAGCGGTGTGTTGCTGGGCGGCGTACCCGGTGTCGCCGCTGCACATGTGCTGGTGATCGGCGGCGGCGTGGTCGGCAGCAACGCCGCGCGCATGGCCGCCGGACTGGGCGCACGCGTCACCCTGCTCGACCTCTCGCTGGAACGCCTGCGCCACCTCGCCGACACCTTGCCCGCCAACGTGCAGACGCTGTATTCCAATCGCCACAACCTGTTGGAACAACTCGCCAGCGCCGATCTGGTCATCGGCGGCGTACTCATCCCCGGTGCCGCTGCGCCCAAACTCATCCGCCGCGAAGACTTGAAATTGCTACGCCCCGGCTCGGTCATCGTCGATGTCGCTGTCGATCAAGGCGGCTGCTTTGAGACCACCCACCCAACTACCCACCAAGAGCCGACCTATCTAGTGGACGGCATCGTTCACTACGCCGTCGCCAACATGCCCGGCGGCGTACCGCGCACCTCCACGCTGGCGCTGACCAACGCCACCTTCCCGTATCTGCTGCAACTGGCGGACAAAGGCTGGCAACAGGCACTGCGCGACAATCCCGCTCTGCGGCAAGGGCTGAACGTGGTGGCCGGGCAGGTCAGCTACCGTGCAGTCGCCAAGGCCTTTGATCTGCCATACGCGGCGGCGGACGGGTTTCTGTAG